One Aegilops tauschii subsp. strangulata cultivar AL8/78 chromosome 7, Aet v6.0, whole genome shotgun sequence genomic window carries:
- the LOC141027563 gene encoding uncharacterized protein, with product MDNGDEFFFHHFICSSDDSSSDDEDLVVAALVVHDHIQRQLPRYRGSLPGRAPNLNRNRERGHALLYADYFANTPLFKPDKFRRRFRMARHVFNRIREGVVAHDSYFECKTDALGKLGFSSYQKCTAAICMLAYGIPGDLMDEYAVIEVFGPEYFRQPTVADTERLLATNAARGFPGILGSIDCMHWEWKNYPFAWQGQYKGHVKA from the exons ATGGATAATGGAGATGAGTTTTTCTTCCACCACTTCATTTGTTCATCGGACGATTCGTCGTCGGATGATGAAGATCTTGTGGTGGCTGCACTGGTCGTTCACGACCACATTCAACGGCAGCTTCCTCGGTACAGGGGGTCACTCCCTGGCCGTGCTCCCAACCTGAACCGCAACAGGGAGAGAGGCCACGCCCTGCTCTATGCCGATTACTTTGCGAACACCCCGCTCTTCAAGCCGGATAAATTTCGTCGCCGTTTTCGAATGGCAAGGCATGTGTTCAATCGTATCCGAGAGGGAGTGGTTGCTCATGACTCATACTTCGAGTGCAAGACGGATGCCCTTGGCAAGCTTGGATTCTCCTCTTACCAGAAATGCACCGCGGCCATCTGCATGCTTGCATATGGAATTCCAGGCGATCTGATGGATGAGTAT GCTGTGATCGAGGTGTTTGGCCCGGAGTACTTTAGGCAGCCAACTGTCGCTGATACAGAGAGATTGTTGGCGACCAATGCAGCTAGAGGCTTTCCAGGCATACTTGGCAGCATAGATTgtatgcactgggagtggaagaactatccatttgcttggcagggccaGTACAAGGGGCATGTCAAAGCGTGA